From one Butyricimonas faecihominis genomic stretch:
- a CDS encoding FecR family protein, translating to MMDDLKIYERLSDLLYKDLLGMTSKEEKQELDSLCEEYGVKEMDRDKIVARLQGTDDFDGREAYRKFKILKKNARKTFRIGWWVSTAVSIVVLCIIGWWMNNKPEQINKVEPVVAEVICPGQSCAVITLADGKQVSLEENIQELEESDGTILRSESGTLVYKANLYNETAEVMYNTVTIPRGGEYCLELADGTKVWLNAETELRFPVNFSGKTRDVYLKGEAYFQVSKDELHAFQVHTSMGTVAVLGTSFNVRDYADEQKVVTTLEMGKVMYVSGENKKEIILTPGFQVQEEKTGEIKMKKVDVMQYVGWREGKYVFENTALVDIMRTLERWYDIDVVYVDPVVKDYHFTGDLERYESINVFLNFIETGGDVKFKTEGKTIIIGKK from the coding sequence ATGATGGACGATTTAAAAATATACGAAAGGTTATCAGATTTACTCTATAAGGATTTACTTGGGATGACAAGTAAAGAGGAGAAACAGGAATTAGATTCTTTATGTGAGGAGTATGGAGTGAAAGAAATGGATCGTGATAAGATCGTGGCTCGTTTGCAAGGAACGGATGATTTTGATGGTAGAGAGGCATATCGGAAATTCAAAATATTAAAAAAGAACGCGAGAAAAACATTCCGGATCGGATGGTGGGTTTCTACGGCCGTTTCGATTGTCGTTTTGTGTATTATCGGATGGTGGATGAATAATAAACCAGAACAGATTAACAAGGTGGAACCAGTTGTTGCAGAAGTTATTTGTCCGGGGCAAAGTTGTGCGGTAATAACATTAGCAGACGGAAAACAGGTTTCTCTTGAAGAGAATATTCAAGAATTGGAGGAGAGTGATGGGACGATATTGCGTTCCGAATCCGGTACTTTGGTTTATAAGGCAAATCTGTATAATGAGACGGCAGAGGTCATGTATAACACCGTGACGATTCCTCGTGGTGGAGAGTATTGTTTGGAATTGGCAGATGGTACGAAAGTGTGGTTAAATGCAGAGACTGAATTGAGATTTCCTGTAAATTTTTCGGGTAAAACGAGGGATGTTTACTTGAAAGGAGAAGCTTATTTTCAGGTGAGTAAGGATGAGCTACATGCATTTCAAGTGCATACTTCAATGGGAACTGTGGCCGTTTTAGGTACAAGTTTTAATGTACGGGATTATGCCGATGAGCAAAAGGTTGTAACTACATTGGAGATGGGGAAAGTGATGTATGTCTCCGGAGAAAACAAAAAAGAGATTATCTTGACTCCGGGTTTTCAGGTGCAAGAGGAGAAAACCGGGGAAATTAAAATGAAGAAGGTGGATGTTATGCAGTATGTTGGTTGGCGGGAAGGAAAATACGTGTTTGAAAATACTGCGTTGGTGGATATTATGCGAACATTAGAAAGATGGTATGATATAGATGTCGTGTATGTTGATCCAGTGGTGAAAGATTATCATTTCACGGGTGATCTGGAACGTTACGAGAGTATAAATGTATTTTTGAATTTTATTGAAACGGGTGGAGATGTAAAATTTAAGACGGAAGGAAAAACGATTATAATCGGTAAAAAATAA
- a CDS encoding MFS transporter gives MNNWKKVFAIIWTGQFFSILTSSLVNFAIILWLTFETKSAETLAFATIAAMLPQGILGMFSGVFIDRWSRKKIMILSDSFIAFCTLILAFLFYFEQAEVWQIYLLLALRSIGSAFHAPSMQASIPLLAPESQLLRIAGINQMINSACNIAGPALGALAITTLAMPVVLMLDVIGAILACTSLAFVKIPNPPPGEHAGENNVLQDLKEAQREVVSHRGMPLLLILSIIATFFIMPVSVLFPLMTLNHFSGDAFQMSLIEAIWGVGALLGGVALSIKQYKINKITLINLTYILLGAGFTASGLLSPNAFVWFVVFTAFEGVIGSLYFASFTAVIQTKINPAILGRVFSIYMSLSMLPSMLGLMSTGFIADHVGITNTFVIGGLVILAIGVISFCLPSLLQVGKLTVNGKTRNI, from the coding sequence ATGAATAACTGGAAAAAGGTATTCGCAATTATATGGACAGGACAGTTTTTCTCCATACTGACCAGTTCTCTCGTTAATTTTGCCATTATTTTATGGCTAACCTTTGAAACTAAATCGGCAGAAACTTTGGCTTTCGCCACGATTGCCGCCATGTTACCGCAAGGCATCTTAGGTATGTTCTCCGGAGTATTTATTGATCGGTGGAGCAGGAAGAAAATCATGATCCTGTCTGACAGTTTCATTGCTTTCTGCACACTTATTCTAGCCTTTTTATTTTATTTCGAACAAGCGGAAGTTTGGCAAATCTATCTATTGTTGGCACTCCGATCGATAGGTTCGGCTTTCCATGCTCCTTCGATGCAAGCATCTATCCCGTTACTCGCTCCAGAATCTCAATTATTACGAATCGCCGGGATCAACCAGATGATCAATTCTGCCTGTAATATAGCCGGACCAGCTTTAGGCGCCCTAGCCATTACCACGCTGGCCATGCCTGTCGTGCTTATGCTCGACGTGATCGGAGCCATACTCGCCTGTACCTCGCTGGCTTTCGTCAAAATACCGAACCCACCACCCGGTGAACACGCGGGAGAAAACAATGTCCTTCAAGACTTAAAAGAGGCTCAACGGGAGGTAGTCAGCCACCGGGGAATGCCATTATTATTAATACTCTCGATCATAGCCACATTTTTTATCATGCCAGTCAGCGTACTTTTCCCTTTAATGACCCTAAATCACTTTTCGGGAGATGCTTTCCAAATGAGTCTGATTGAAGCCATTTGGGGAGTCGGGGCCCTATTGGGGGGAGTTGCCTTGAGTATCAAACAATACAAGATCAACAAAATCACGCTGATCAACCTGACATATATCCTCTTGGGAGCCGGATTCACGGCATCTGGCCTACTATCTCCCAATGCCTTTGTTTGGTTCGTCGTGTTTACCGCATTTGAAGGCGTGATCGGGTCATTATACTTTGCCTCGTTCACTGCCGTTATCCAGACGAAAATCAACCCGGCAATACTCGGACGAGTATTTTCCATATACATGAGCCTTAGTATGCTCCCCTCCATGCTCGGATTAATGAGTACCGGGTTTATTGCCGATCACGTGGGGATTACAAACACGTTCGTTATTGGTGGACTCGTGATATTAGCTATCGGGGTTATATCATTCTGCCTCCCGTCCTTGTTACAAGTGGGCAAATTGACCGTTAACGGGAAAACCCGCAATATCTAA
- a CDS encoding SusC/RagA family TonB-linked outer membrane protein has translation MRLCLFFMLVLQIGVSASGYTQQRVSLSMQDVTLEHVLKELKKQTGLRFFYSVEKVRSEQKKVVNIENDVLENALRSVLMGTGLTFTIMNDVVVIKDEVVATADSLQKGQQLLKGIVKDKAGEPLPGVTILIEGTTIGCATDIDGKYSLTLPGEVKGVVLVFRFVGMETKKVSMDEVKDKEILQGKKELVVVLEEQTENLDDVVVTGIFRRSKELATGASVTVTGEQLKMVGNQNILQSLRTLDPSFKIVENNLNGSDPNALPEIEVRGANGIPDLDANYKGNPNQPLFILDGFEVSLQRVVDLDPNRVESISILKDASAAALYGSRSANGVIVIETKAPEIGRLRLSYNGDYAVVMPDLTDYDLLNAREALELQKDAGHFEGRSLSNDIEMKEYYNRMLKNVMEGVDTYWLSKPLRTAFEHRHNFELSGGDKVIRYGINFSVRMTPGVMKGSSHNNYMGGVFLQYRKGGLLFKNDLQITANESKNSPYGEFSQYVSLNPYVRPYDEQGRPVKLFDDKYPDFLEGSQFNKNPLYNATLHSVDEEKYTDFTNNFSIEWTISENLTLMGRFSLTKQFNSSDLFYSASHTMFEELGDPINSPDEFLRRGKASFSNGESFSILGDLNLRYGQSFGKHNIYAVVGLNASQSKNHDKTVDVEGFPNDNMSSIAFAKQYYKDSRPEATYGIQRLAGILGTFNYSYDRRYLFDFSLKVDGSSNFGSNNRFAPIWSLGAGWNIHNESWMEKMAAISILKLRCSYGITASQNFAPFQATSMYSYETGRHYAGLIPAWLKGIGNKDLKWQTTHVLNLGLELGFVDSRYMINIDYYQRRTDNLLADVTIATSTGFSSYKENIGETENRGFEATVKAMFIKRPQDQIYWSVNVSAAHNRNKITKISNFMKKRNEEVIKKAEEENQSAPVILYEEGRSLTDIYAVRSLGIDPATGNELYLTKQGLTTFTYNSFDQVAVGNTRPDLEGIIGTSLTYKNLTFSANFRYKIGGQIYNSTLVDRVENADLYGNVDRRIYDDRWRKEGDQSLYKSIFDKTTTRPTSRFVQDENVFTCESVSLGYDIKHKGILRTLGMERLRVNAYMNDIMRLSTVRQERGINYPFANRIAFSLSATF, from the coding sequence ATGAGGCTATGTTTATTTTTTATGTTGGTGTTACAGATCGGGGTATCAGCTTCCGGTTATACTCAACAGCGGGTGTCTTTATCCATGCAGGATGTTACGCTTGAACACGTGCTGAAAGAGTTGAAGAAACAGACTGGCCTTCGCTTTTTTTACAGTGTAGAAAAAGTGAGGTCTGAGCAGAAAAAAGTGGTAAATATTGAGAATGATGTTCTTGAAAATGCATTGAGGTCGGTGTTGATGGGAACTGGTTTGACATTTACGATTATGAACGATGTAGTCGTGATTAAGGATGAGGTGGTTGCTACTGCAGATTCATTACAAAAAGGGCAACAATTACTGAAGGGAATTGTAAAGGATAAGGCAGGGGAACCTTTACCCGGAGTGACCATTTTGATAGAGGGGACTACAATCGGGTGTGCAACAGATATTGATGGTAAATATTCTCTTACATTGCCCGGTGAAGTGAAGGGCGTAGTCCTAGTATTTCGATTTGTAGGAATGGAAACGAAAAAAGTTTCTATGGATGAGGTGAAGGATAAAGAGATTTTGCAAGGGAAGAAAGAGTTAGTGGTCGTTTTAGAGGAACAGACGGAAAATTTAGATGATGTGGTGGTGACTGGTATTTTCCGTAGGAGCAAAGAGTTAGCGACAGGAGCTTCCGTAACAGTGACCGGTGAACAGCTGAAAATGGTAGGGAATCAGAATATTTTGCAAAGTCTTCGTACGCTAGATCCTTCGTTTAAAATCGTGGAGAATAATTTGAACGGTTCAGACCCGAATGCCTTACCGGAGATCGAGGTACGCGGTGCGAATGGAATACCGGATCTTGATGCAAATTATAAAGGAAATCCGAACCAGCCGTTATTTATTCTGGATGGTTTCGAAGTATCGTTACAGCGAGTTGTCGACTTGGATCCAAACCGGGTGGAAAGTATTTCAATATTGAAAGATGCTTCCGCAGCCGCACTTTATGGTTCTCGTTCTGCCAATGGTGTGATTGTTATCGAAACAAAAGCCCCTGAGATCGGAAGATTGAGATTGAGCTATAATGGAGATTACGCTGTGGTGATGCCTGACCTTACAGACTATGATTTGTTAAATGCGAGAGAGGCTCTTGAACTTCAAAAGGATGCGGGACATTTCGAGGGGCGTTCATTGAGTAATGATATTGAAATGAAAGAATATTACAACCGAATGCTGAAGAATGTAATGGAAGGAGTAGATACGTATTGGTTAAGTAAACCGTTGAGAACTGCTTTCGAACATCGTCATAATTTCGAGTTGAGTGGTGGGGATAAGGTGATACGTTATGGTATCAATTTTTCAGTACGGATGACACCGGGAGTGATGAAAGGATCAAGTCATAATAATTATATGGGAGGTGTTTTCTTGCAATATCGTAAAGGAGGTCTTCTTTTCAAGAATGATCTTCAAATTACAGCTAATGAATCGAAAAATTCTCCTTATGGGGAGTTTAGTCAATACGTGTCATTGAATCCTTATGTCCGTCCGTATGATGAACAAGGCCGTCCAGTGAAATTGTTTGATGATAAATATCCTGACTTTTTGGAAGGATCACAATTTAACAAGAATCCTCTTTATAATGCAACTCTTCATTCCGTGGATGAAGAAAAATATACTGATTTCACAAATAATTTTTCTATTGAATGGACGATTTCGGAGAATCTGACATTGATGGGACGTTTTAGTTTGACGAAACAATTTAATTCTTCAGATCTTTTTTATTCTGCATCACATACGATGTTTGAAGAATTGGGCGATCCGATAAATTCTCCAGATGAGTTTTTAAGAAGGGGAAAAGCTTCGTTTTCCAATGGAGAAAGTTTTAGTATCTTGGGAGACCTGAATTTGCGCTATGGACAATCTTTTGGCAAACATAATATTTATGCTGTAGTTGGTTTAAATGCTTCTCAAAGTAAAAATCATGATAAAACAGTAGATGTGGAAGGTTTTCCGAATGATAATATGAGTAGTATTGCTTTTGCGAAACAATATTATAAGGATTCAAGACCGGAAGCGACTTATGGTATTCAACGTCTGGCTGGAATTTTGGGGACATTCAACTACTCTTATGACCGACGTTATTTGTTTGATTTTTCGTTGAAAGTGGACGGATCATCTAATTTCGGTTCCAATAATCGGTTTGCTCCTATTTGGTCTTTGGGAGCGGGCTGGAATATCCATAATGAATCTTGGATGGAGAAAATGGCAGCAATAAGTATTTTGAAATTACGTTGTTCTTATGGTATTACCGCTTCCCAGAATTTTGCACCATTTCAAGCTACTTCAATGTATAGTTATGAGACCGGACGGCATTATGCAGGATTGATTCCTGCTTGGCTAAAAGGAATTGGAAATAAGGATCTAAAATGGCAGACAACTCATGTGTTGAATTTGGGGTTGGAATTAGGATTTGTGGATAGTCGTTACATGATAAACATCGATTATTATCAACGTCGCACGGATAATTTGTTGGCAGACGTTACTATTGCTACTTCAACGGGATTTTCAAGTTATAAGGAAAATATCGGGGAGACTGAAAATCGGGGATTTGAGGCAACCGTGAAGGCGATGTTTATTAAAAGACCTCAAGATCAGATTTACTGGAGTGTGAATGTTTCCGCTGCTCATAACCGGAATAAAATTACGAAAATCAGTAATTTCATGAAAAAGCGTAACGAGGAGGTGATTAAAAAAGCAGAGGAGGAAAACCAGTCTGCTCCTGTTATTCTTTATGAAGAAGGGCGTTCTTTAACAGATATTTATGCTGTTCGTTCTTTAGGTATTGATCCGGCTACGGGAAATGAACTTTACTTGACAAAACAGGGATTAACGACATTTACTTATAATTCGTTTGACCAGGTTGCTGTGGGAAATACCCGTCCGGATCTTGAGGGTATTATCGGAACTTCTCTAACCTATAAAAATTTAACGTTTAGTGCTAATTTCCGATATAAGATTGGTGGACAGATCTACAATTCTACCTTGGTGGATCGAGTAGAAAATGCTGATCTTTATGGGAATGTGGATCGTCGTATTTATGATGATCGTTGGCGGAAAGAAGGGGATCAATCGCTTTATAAAAGTATTTTTGATAAAACAACTACTCGCCCGACAAGCCGTTTCGTGCAAGATGAAAACGTGTTCACCTGTGAATCTGTGAGCCTGGGTTATGATATAAAGCATAAAGGTATTCTTCGTACGTTAGGAATGGAGCGATTGAGAGTAAATGCTTATATGAATGATATTATGCGACTTTCTACTGTTCGCCAAGAAAGGGGTATTAATTATCCGTTTGCCAATAGAATTGCGTTTTCTTTAAGCGCAACATTTTAG
- a CDS encoding sigma-70 family RNA polymerase sigma factor, with amino-acid sequence MDREIQNFINGVNRKDAKAWERIYMDYYSPLCHYAMKILNNREQAEDLVQGAIIKLWESPLCFENIAAFNVYLYRTVNNNCLKEIRDKEREDKRLKEWAFFTDEIESESLSAVMFEEVIRKLRKVIEEMPPKRREVILLSMKRMTNDEISLKLNISQNTVKKHKKEAYAVIKAAVKSDLFIFSIFF; translated from the coding sequence ATGGATAGGGAGATTCAGAATTTTATTAATGGTGTAAACCGTAAGGATGCTAAGGCGTGGGAGAGAATTTATATGGATTATTATTCTCCTTTGTGCCATTATGCGATGAAAATTTTGAATAACCGAGAACAGGCCGAGGATTTGGTGCAAGGAGCAATTATTAAATTGTGGGAGTCTCCTTTATGTTTTGAGAATATTGCCGCTTTTAATGTTTATTTATACCGTACGGTGAACAATAATTGTTTGAAAGAAATACGGGATAAAGAGCGGGAAGACAAGCGCTTGAAAGAATGGGCTTTTTTTACGGATGAAATAGAATCCGAGTCATTGTCGGCTGTAATGTTTGAGGAGGTGATTAGGAAATTGCGGAAAGTGATTGAAGAAATGCCTCCTAAACGACGTGAAGTCATTCTATTGAGTATGAAAAGAATGACGAATGATGAGATCAGCTTGAAATTGAATATCTCCCAGAATACGGTGAAGAAGCACAAAAAGGAGGCTTATGCGGTTATTAAGGCTGCCGTGAAATCAGATTTGTTTATATTTTCAATCTTTTTTTGA
- a CDS encoding RagB/SusD family nutrient uptake outer membrane protein: protein MKKIMKTAYLFVLILGAFMFTGCEDWFDVSSDIDAKEDDLYKTENGYFDALIGVYAKMAGTSLYGDQMTISTMDLLAYSYVLRDGAPEIYTSFANFDYKTADTEKVIASIWEGMYNAIANDNKLLERLENADRKIFDDDNYDLIKGEALALRAYLHFDLLRMFGPSKALDKGEKCIPYVTTFGQGNTAYSTFDQVIEKVLADIDAAIPLFDKDPIWTPMETPSNVYLVNRKVRMNAFSVRALRARVMLYAGKTDSEVYDFVSELMDTLQTNINYPRLTTSPQDIDKDKIISGELLFGLYVDKLSNVASGYFPSVTTSKELGSTKEKLDVIFEADKYKMSDVRYELLFVTEEGLPRMRKFRQEQTDNQRSRNQMPMLRLSEMYYIAAETAPDVETALVYINAIRTARSLLGVELNTKEEVISYLDTEYRREMLAEGQIFYRYKYRNLENIPDCEIKIADKLSEVYRFPLPQQEQEWGQK from the coding sequence ATGAAAAAAATAATGAAAACTGCCTACCTATTTGTATTGATCCTGGGTGCATTTATGTTCACCGGATGTGAGGATTGGTTTGATGTGTCATCTGATATAGATGCGAAAGAGGACGATTTGTATAAGACAGAGAACGGTTATTTTGACGCTTTAATTGGTGTTTATGCGAAGATGGCCGGAACGTCGTTGTATGGTGATCAAATGACTATCAGTACAATGGATTTATTAGCGTATAGTTATGTGTTGCGGGATGGTGCTCCTGAGATTTACACCTCTTTTGCAAATTTTGATTACAAGACAGCCGATACTGAAAAAGTAATTGCTTCTATTTGGGAAGGAATGTATAATGCGATAGCTAATGATAATAAATTGTTGGAACGTTTGGAAAATGCTGATCGAAAGATTTTTGACGATGACAATTATGATTTGATTAAAGGGGAAGCATTGGCGTTGAGAGCATATTTGCATTTTGATTTGTTGAGAATGTTTGGGCCATCGAAAGCGCTAGATAAGGGAGAGAAGTGTATACCTTACGTGACTACTTTTGGCCAGGGGAATACCGCATATAGTACATTTGATCAGGTTATTGAAAAGGTGCTGGCTGATATTGATGCTGCAATTCCATTGTTTGATAAAGACCCAATATGGACCCCCATGGAGACTCCTTCAAATGTTTATCTGGTAAATCGGAAAGTTCGTATGAATGCTTTTTCGGTGCGGGCGTTGAGGGCTAGAGTTATGTTGTATGCCGGAAAAACAGATTCAGAAGTATATGATTTTGTAAGTGAGCTTATGGATACACTCCAGACTAATATTAATTATCCTCGTTTAACAACTTCTCCTCAAGATATTGATAAGGATAAAATTATTTCAGGAGAGTTACTTTTTGGTCTTTACGTGGATAAGTTATCTAATGTGGCTTCGGGGTATTTCCCTTCTGTTACAACAAGTAAAGAGTTAGGAAGTACGAAAGAGAAATTAGATGTTATTTTTGAAGCGGATAAGTACAAAATGTCTGATGTTCGTTATGAGTTATTGTTCGTAACGGAAGAGGGGTTACCAAGAATGCGTAAATTTCGTCAAGAACAGACCGATAACCAGAGGTCTAGAAATCAAATGCCGATGTTACGCTTATCTGAGATGTATTATATTGCCGCAGAGACGGCTCCGGATGTGGAGACTGCCTTGGTTTATATCAATGCAATAAGAACGGCTCGTAGTTTACTGGGGGTGGAATTAAATACAAAAGAGGAGGTTATAAGTTATTTGGATACCGAGTATCGGCGGGAAATGCTTGCGGAGGGACAAATATTTTATCGGTATAAATATCGGAATTTAGAGAATATTCCGGATTGCGAAATAAAGATCGCCGATAAGTTATCAGAAGTTTATAGATTCCCGTTGCCACAACAAGAACAGGAGTGGGGACAGAAATAA
- a CDS encoding HRDC domain-containing protein, translating to MESNPQLELAYDFLEYTGVNVFLTGKAGTGKTTFLRELKRRSPKRMIVVAPTGVAAINAGGVTIHSFFQLPFGPYVPGSTDTVERGEKLQYTHKFNREKINIIKTIDLLVIDEISMVRADLLDAVDDMLRRYRSKSEPFGGVQLLLIGDLQQLAPVVKEDEWALLKQHYASAFFFHSKALAATRYVAIELKHVYRQQDREFVDLLNRVRENRVDAAVLGMLNRRYVPGFKPSDDEGYITLTTHNHQAQRINDVKMAELSTRAYSFKAEVKDNFPTYSYPTEETLVLKQGAQVMFVKNDSSPEKRYYNGKIGKITAINDRSIEVVGKEDGLKIQVTPEEWTNTRYTLDEETREITETVEGTFKQYPLKTAWAITIHKSQGLTFERAIVDANAAFAHGQVYVALSRCKTFEGLVLSSPVTVRSLVSDGAIDEFVREAEQKEPNKEELQQARQSYFRELLLEQFDYETIRWRLHYLYRVLDEQLRRLYPDWVERYRVAGAKCAEELLAVAERFQNQLERLMPEEGNYEADPVIADRVKKGAEYFREHTMSIFGKFLEEAIPEIDNKEVRKLVEQNMERFRGEVNLKLETLKVIGNGFSVKDYLRAKAKALIDAPKVKIKAKRAGAEKVEISPDILHSKLYETLRAWRNKEAERLKLPVYTVLQQKALLGISNTLPTNSKELLAVPGVGKKIVERYGAVLLDMVDEFRFQQK from the coding sequence ATGGAAAGTAATCCTCAACTGGAATTGGCGTATGACTTTTTGGAATATACGGGAGTGAACGTGTTTCTTACAGGAAAAGCGGGAACGGGAAAAACTACGTTTTTGCGGGAATTGAAACGGAGATCACCCAAAAGGATGATTGTGGTTGCTCCCACGGGAGTGGCGGCAATTAATGCGGGTGGGGTGACGATTCACTCTTTCTTCCAGTTGCCGTTCGGGCCATACGTGCCGGGAAGTACGGATACGGTGGAGCGAGGTGAAAAATTGCAATACACGCACAAGTTCAACCGGGAAAAGATCAATATTATCAAGACGATTGATTTGCTGGTGATTGACGAGATCAGTATGGTACGGGCAGATTTGCTGGATGCGGTGGATGATATGTTGCGTCGTTACCGCTCCAAGAGCGAGCCTTTCGGTGGGGTGCAGTTGTTGTTGATCGGTGATTTGCAGCAGTTGGCTCCCGTGGTGAAAGAGGACGAGTGGGCGTTGTTGAAACAACATTACGCATCGGCGTTCTTTTTCCATAGTAAGGCTTTGGCAGCAACCCGCTACGTGGCGATCGAGTTGAAACACGTTTACAGGCAACAGGATCGGGAATTCGTGGACCTGTTGAACCGGGTACGGGAGAACCGGGTGGATGCTGCGGTGTTGGGGATGTTGAACCGGAGGTATGTACCGGGCTTTAAGCCTTCGGATGACGAGGGGTATATCACGTTGACAACACATAACCACCAAGCACAAAGGATTAACGACGTGAAAATGGCAGAATTATCCACTAGGGCTTATTCGTTCAAGGCAGAAGTGAAGGATAATTTCCCCACTTATTCTTATCCCACGGAGGAGACGTTGGTGCTGAAACAAGGGGCGCAGGTGATGTTCGTGAAAAATGATTCATCACCGGAAAAGCGTTACTATAATGGGAAAATCGGTAAAATCACGGCTATTAATGACCGTTCCATCGAGGTGGTAGGAAAAGAGGATGGCCTGAAGATTCAGGTGACACCGGAGGAATGGACGAACACGAGATACACGCTGGACGAGGAGACTCGGGAGATCACGGAGACGGTGGAGGGAACGTTTAAGCAGTACCCGTTGAAAACGGCGTGGGCGATTACGATTCATAAAAGCCAAGGGTTGACGTTTGAACGGGCGATCGTGGATGCGAATGCGGCGTTTGCTCATGGGCAGGTGTACGTGGCGTTGAGCCGTTGCAAGACCTTCGAGGGACTTGTGTTGAGTTCCCCAGTAACCGTGCGTTCACTGGTGAGTGACGGGGCAATAGATGAATTCGTGCGGGAGGCGGAACAGAAGGAGCCGAATAAGGAGGAATTGCAACAGGCCCGGCAGTCTTATTTCAGGGAGTTGTTGCTGGAACAATTCGATTACGAGACGATTCGGTGGAGGTTACATTATTTGTACCGGGTGTTGGATGAGCAGTTGCGTCGGTTGTATCCCGATTGGGTGGAACGTTACCGGGTGGCGGGAGCCAAGTGTGCGGAGGAATTGTTGGCGGTGGCCGAACGGTTTCAGAACCAGTTGGAACGGTTGATGCCGGAAGAAGGGAATTACGAGGCGGACCCGGTGATCGCAGACCGGGTGAAGAAGGGGGCGGAATATTTCCGGGAACATACGATGTCTATTTTTGGAAAATTCTTGGAAGAGGCTATTCCGGAGATTGATAACAAGGAGGTGAGGAAGTTGGTGGAACAAAATATGGAACGTTTTCGGGGAGAGGTGAACTTGAAACTTGAAACGTTGAAAGTGATCGGGAACGGTTTTTCTGTAAAAGATTATTTACGGGCGAAGGCGAAGGCGTTAATTGATGCCCCGAAGGTGAAGATTAAGGCGAAACGTGCCGGAGCGGAGAAAGTGGAGATTTCTCCTGATATACTACATTCGAAGTTATATGAAACTCTTCGTGCTTGGAGGAACAAGGAGGCAGAACGATTGAAATTGCCCGTGTACACGGTATTGCAGCAGAAAGCTTTGTTGGGAATCAGTAACACGCTGCCCACGAATTCAAAGGAATTGCTGGCAGTTCCCGGAGTTGGGAAAAAGATCGTGGAACGTTATGGGGCTGTGTTACTGGATATGGTGGATGAGTTCCGCTTTCAACAGAAGTAA
- a CDS encoding DUF4843 domain-containing protein: MNKILILLFCSLIFACSQGDEFDFKGGNKIYVASGDSTTFSFAVKPQEYMVHEIKVPIRVTGVATSADRIVTVELDKERTLYAKEGTPENGGHFTIEECVLQKDSVNSVIVIKLYRDHIKSTLKELGKENEDMTVGINIVPTGDFLGEMGEDELCFIVTFNDRLTIPSNWNSLKTYFGEPSLVKYQFIIDVLGISEFPTTGDNKYEAGELYYFQDELRVALVKYNNEHKDNPLTDENGNRVTF, translated from the coding sequence ATGAATAAGATATTAATACTTTTGTTCTGCTCGTTGATCTTTGCTTGTAGTCAAGGAGATGAGTTCGATTTTAAAGGAGGTAATAAGATTTATGTGGCTTCAGGAGATAGTACTACCTTTTCGTTTGCCGTAAAACCACAAGAATATATGGTTCACGAGATTAAGGTCCCCATTCGTGTAACGGGAGTTGCGACTTCGGCAGATCGTATTGTGACGGTAGAATTAGATAAAGAACGTACGTTATATGCAAAGGAGGGAACTCCTGAAAATGGAGGGCATTTTACGATAGAAGAATGTGTTCTTCAGAAGGATAGTGTGAATAGTGTGATTGTTATTAAACTTTATCGGGATCATATAAAGAGTACGTTAAAAGAGCTAGGAAAGGAAAATGAGGACATGACTGTTGGTATAAATATTGTTCCTACTGGTGATTTTTTAGGTGAAATGGGAGAAGATGAGTTGTGTTTTATCGTAACATTTAATGATCGTTTGACAATTCCTTCTAATTGGAATAGCTTGAAAACTTATTTCGGAGAACCTAGTTTGGTAAAATATCAATTTATTATTGATGTGCTTGGTATTTCGGAATTTCCGACCACGGGAGATAATAAGTATGAAGCAGGTGAGTTATATTATTTCCAAGATGAATTACGAGTAGCCCTCGTGAAATATAATAATGAGCATAAGGATAATCCATTAACAGATGAAAATGGAAATAGAGTTACGTTCTAA